From the genome of Bosea sp. Tri-49, one region includes:
- a CDS encoding NAD(P)-dependent oxidoreductase has translation MPSIQHPVLIIGGSGVVGAQAATAIRRLHPGLPVTIAGRDLAKAQAVADRLGVQALAADLSRPDLGLSEGARFSAVIVFVKDDWSHALRFAQRHGIPHLSVSSGAFEIGIEAAHFIHAPQAAPVVLASQWLAGAALFPTLDYARAYRSIETIHVGVLLDEQDMGGQAALADYERITQSGSATLTLKDGRFAWIAGEEAKARYRSVDGVELAATAYGPLDVLSLATATDAKNIRFDLAFDVSASRRRGEPFSTESVITIEGLLHSGERATRSYEVVHPQGQAPLTALGVALATERALGLAGGEALKPGLYFPDGIIDPTYYVARMKEFGATFTEARTNG, from the coding sequence ATGCCCAGCATACAACATCCCGTCCTCATCATCGGCGGCTCCGGCGTCGTCGGCGCACAGGCAGCAACAGCGATCCGCCGCCTGCATCCGGGCCTGCCGGTGACGATCGCCGGCCGCGACCTTGCCAAGGCGCAGGCGGTTGCTGACAGGCTCGGCGTTCAGGCGTTGGCTGCCGACCTCTCCCGGCCTGATCTCGGCCTGTCGGAAGGGGCCCGCTTCAGCGCCGTCATCGTCTTCGTGAAGGACGATTGGAGCCATGCGCTGCGCTTCGCCCAACGTCACGGCATCCCGCATCTCAGCGTCTCCAGCGGCGCTTTCGAGATCGGCATCGAGGCCGCGCACTTCATTCATGCTCCGCAGGCGGCGCCGGTCGTTCTCGCCAGCCAATGGCTCGCTGGGGCGGCGCTGTTCCCGACACTGGACTATGCCAGGGCATACCGTTCGATCGAGACGATCCATGTCGGCGTGCTGCTCGACGAACAGGACATGGGCGGGCAGGCGGCCCTGGCCGATTATGAGCGCATCACGCAGTCGGGCTCGGCGACCTTGACGCTGAAGGATGGCCGCTTCGCCTGGATCGCGGGCGAGGAGGCCAAGGCGCGCTATCGCAGCGTCGACGGCGTCGAGCTTGCGGCCACTGCATATGGGCCGCTCGATGTGCTCAGCCTTGCGACCGCGACCGACGCGAAGAATATCCGCTTCGACCTTGCCTTCGACGTCTCGGCCAGCCGCCGACGCGGCGAGCCATTCTCGACCGAGAGTGTGATCACGATCGAAGGATTGCTGCACTCGGGCGAGCGCGCCACGCGCAGCTACGAGGTCGTCCATCCGCAGGGGCAGGCGCCGCTGACGGCGCTCGGCGTCGCGCTTGCAACCGAACGCGCGCTCGGGCTCGCCGGCGGCGAGGCGCTGAAGCCCGGCCTCTATTTCCCCGACGGGATCATCGACCCCACTTACTACGTCGCCCGGATGAAGGAGTTCGGCGCGACCTTCACGGAGGCCAGGACCAATGGCTGA
- a CDS encoding NAD(P)-dependent oxidoreductase: MADPALGPVLILGGYGSVGSRTARALRQLHPELPLVIAGRDAAKAETLAAELGHASTAPLDLERDDLGLPADLKPAVVLMAVCDLSLRTQSWAAAQGAAYVALSDSVFEVGPAIAGFINRPKAAPVVLLGHSMGAVPALAALHAAGDFARVDAIEVGLVFDPADPLGLASQQDMDRIGAIGPAPLVKSEGLWRWIGAPQTERSYTGIDGRAHQGATVGLVDVFSLSASEAKSVRVDFAEGQTASTLRGEGPSHEVIIEITGQRKDGREGRFRWELVDPDGYAALSAKGIAVVIEGLFGLAGKERPVSGLHLPETLVDTGHLMRRLGEFGIAMREV, encoded by the coding sequence ATGGCTGATCCCGCTTTGGGTCCCGTCCTGATCCTCGGCGGCTATGGCAGCGTTGGCTCGCGCACGGCCCGCGCCTTGCGCCAACTTCACCCCGAGCTGCCGCTGGTGATCGCCGGCCGTGATGCGGCCAAGGCTGAGACGCTGGCTGCGGAACTCGGCCATGCCAGCACCGCGCCGCTCGACCTCGAACGCGACGATCTCGGCCTGCCGGCCGACCTCAAGCCCGCGGTCGTGCTGATGGCGGTGTGCGATCTTTCACTGCGCACGCAGAGTTGGGCCGCAGCGCAGGGCGCGGCCTATGTCGCGCTCTCTGACAGCGTGTTCGAGGTCGGCCCGGCGATCGCCGGCTTCATCAACCGGCCCAAGGCTGCGCCGGTCGTGCTGCTTGGGCACAGCATGGGCGCGGTGCCGGCGCTCGCCGCGCTGCATGCCGCCGGCGATTTCGCGCGCGTCGATGCGATCGAGGTCGGCCTCGTCTTCGATCCGGCTGATCCGCTCGGCCTGGCGTCGCAGCAGGACATGGACCGCATCGGCGCGATCGGTCCGGCACCGCTGGTCAAGTCGGAAGGCTTATGGCGCTGGATCGGCGCGCCGCAAACCGAGCGCAGCTATACCGGCATCGATGGACGCGCGCACCAGGGCGCGACGGTCGGCCTGGTCGACGTCTTCAGCCTGTCAGCGAGCGAGGCGAAGAGCGTGCGCGTCGACTTCGCGGAGGGGCAGACGGCGAGCACGCTGCGCGGCGAGGGACCTTCGCATGAGGTGATCATCGAGATCACCGGCCAGCGCAAGGACGGTCGCGAAGGCCGGTTCCGCTGGGAACTGGTCGACCCCGACGGCTATGCCGCGCTCAGCGCCAAGGGCATCGCCGTGGTGATCGAGGGCCTGTTCGGGCTTGCGGGCAAAGAACGGCCGGTGAGCGGCCTGCATCTGCCCGAGACGCTGGTCGACACCGGCCATCTGATGCGGCGGCTGGGCGAGTTCGGCATCGCGATGCGCGAAGTCTGA